The following proteins are encoded in a genomic region of Nicotiana sylvestris chromosome 4, ASM39365v2, whole genome shotgun sequence:
- the LOC138889682 gene encoding protein gar2-like produces the protein MGYATVDPEVVDNVSPTRLIGGPEIGLSEVNEASGETNTEEREEVAAETEIRENVVDESEVREEVAAETEEREEVVAKSKVGENVVDESEVRENVAAGTEVREEVDTETEVREDNVTDFDGAISDLDSSSDSEFDVVPEEDDSDAEEELIAVRNEKRTKLKARRRKKPTVHVEVPLGEGKIDRGFEDISKNKADKYAGKLGGDEDYIDSSDICSDDFDDELDVEDEIGVDLPSRRKSTKLRYDPDCVVAIFELGMIFENVK, from the exons ATGGGATATGCCACAGTGG ACCCTGAGGTAGTGGATAATGTGTCTCCTACTAGACTTATTGGTGGTCCAGAAATAGGTTTAAGTGAAGTGAATGAGGCATCTGGGGAAACAAACACAGAAGAGAGGGAAGAGGTTGCTGCTGAAACTGAAATTAGGGAAAATGTTGTTGATGAAAGTGAAGTGAGGGAAGAGGTTGCTGCTGAAACAGAAGAGAGGGAAGAGGTTGTTGCTAAAAGTAAAGTGGGGGAAAATGTTGTTGATGAAAGTGAAGTGAGGGAAAATGTTGCTGCTGGAACTGAAGTAAGGGAAGAGGTTGATACTGAAACTGAAGTAAGGGAAGATAATGTTACAGACTTTGATGGTGCTATTTCAGATCTAGACAGTAGTAGTGACTCAGAGTTTGATGTTGTACCAGAAGAAGATGATAGTGATGCTGAGGAAGAGTTGATAGCTGTTAGGAATGAAAAGAGAACCAAGCTAAAGGCTAGAAGAAGGAAAAAACCAACTGTTCATGTAGAAGTACCTCTAGGAGAAGGAAAAATAGATAGAGGCTTTGAAGACATTAGCAAGAACAAGGCAGACAAATATGCTGGTAAATTAGGTGGGGATGAGGACTATATTGATAGTTCTGATATATGTAGTGATGATTTTGATGATGAGCTAGATGTGGAAGATGAAATTGGTGTTGATTTGCCAAGTAGAAGGAAGAGTACAAAGTTAAGATATGATCCAGATTGtgttgtggctatttttgaacttGGCATGATATTTGAGAATGTCAAATAA